In Gossypium raimondii isolate GPD5lz chromosome 12, ASM2569854v1, whole genome shotgun sequence, a single window of DNA contains:
- the LOC105765743 gene encoding RNA-dependent RNA polymerase 2: MDGTEIERPTLRLTNIPQTAVAKDLLDFFESKLGPDSVFAIEISTDRNNWKSRGFGRVQFAAPQAKSDALRLSRHDHLLFKSHSLKLSRTYDDIIPRPIRADHRLDGGVLHAGFMSSDDCLRVLERWEGVRGWIMPERRRLEFWVWTDGECYKLDFLFDDIFETVGCCFDGSACNALLLRVRYAPRIYQKVSGPNVASKFSTDRYHICKEKFDFLWVRTTDFSRIKSIGQSTSFYWEFNAGFSISDMSTYLPCYREDIQSPSLEARREFSSPSEIVPLVKFPSDSKLAYEILFQLNALVHTQKISIAAVDTDLIGILSGLPVETAVMILQKLRLLQSPCYNPVSFVKAKLPTGKNYRIPLSVSERLKNHNVMSCRRALITPTKIYCLGPELETANYVVKNFAEYASYFMRVTFVEEDWSKLSANAISTGVHLGVFSRPFKTKIYDRILYVLQNGIVIGDKRFEFLAFSASQLRSNSVWMFASNDEVKAEDIREWMGCFKKIRSISKCASRMGQLFSSSMPTLVVPVQDVEIIDDIEVKTDGINYCFSDGIGKISLPFARQVAEKCGLNHIPSAFQIRYGGYKGVVAVDRNSFWKMSLRDSMLKFESKVRMLNVTKWSESMPCFLNREIVTLFSTLGIKDEVFERMQEEQLCLLGKMLTNREAALDTLQSLGGVNSKNILVEMLQFYEPNVQPYLSMMLQAHYENLLSDLKSRCRIFVPKGRILIGCLDETGTLNYDQVYLCIKMKKAELECADQSYFRKVDEETAIVIGKVVVTKNPCLHPGDVRVLEAVYEPQLEEKGLVDCLVFPQKGERPHPNECSGGDLDGDQFFISWDKDLIPCQTEPPMDYTGRRPRIMDHEVTLEEIQKFFVDYMINDTLGAISTAHLVHADREPDKACSENCLALATLHSMAVDFAKTGAPAEMPRALKPREFPDFMQRGNKPMYTSSGVLGKLYRATINSTVQTRSKFVWTKEMAELVYDHDLEVNGFESLISVAETHKEMYEERMSLLMSYYDVEYEDEILTGNIYNKAQFLLRDNRRYGEMKERIVLSVKDLQREAKEWFKSSCSKADEHQKLASAWYYVTYHPNYFQERMNSLSFPWIVGDILLRVKSRNKFLNSREIQRNRPKFDNVYIKSPRRHTSGDESSME, from the exons ATGGATGGTACGGAGATAGAGAGACCCACATTACGGCTCACCAACATACCCCAAACCGCCGTTGCCAAAGATCTCTTAGACTTCTTCGAGTCCAAGCTCGGCCCTGATTCGGTCTTCGCCATTGAGATCTCTACCGACCGCAACAACTGGAAGTCTCGTGGTTTTGGCAGAGTGCAGTTCGCTGCTCCCCAAGCTAAGTCCGATGCCCTTCGTCTCTCCCGCCACGATCACCTCCTTTTCAAGTCCCATTCTCTTAAACTCTCTCGAACTTATGATGACATCATCCCCAGACCCATCAGGGCCGATCATAGGCTTGATGGTGGAGTCCTTCATGCGGGTTTTATGTCTAGTGATGATTGCTTGCGTGTCTTGGAGCGCTGGGAGGGTGTGAGAGGTTGGATAATGCCCGAGAGAAGGAGATTGGAATTTTGGGTATGGACCGATGGAGAGTGTTACAAGCTTGATTTTCTGTTTGATGATATTTTTGAGACTGTTGGCTGCTGCTTCGATGGCTCTGCATGCAATGCTCTTCTCTTGAGG GTTAGGTATGCTCCAAGGATATATCAGAAAGTATCTGGGCCGAATGTGGCTTCAAAATTCAGTACGGATCGGTATCATATATGCAAGGAGAAGTTTGACTTCCTTTGGGTTCGAACAACAGATTTTTCAAGGATAAAATCGATTGGGCAATCGACTTCGTTTTATTGGGAATTTAATGCAGGATTTTCAATCTCGGATATGTCTACATATCTCCCGTGTTATAGAGAAGACATCCAATCTCCATCTTTAGAGGCCAGAAGAGAATTCTCATCTCCATCAGAAATTGTTCCGCTTGTAAAGTTCCCATCAGATTCCAAGTTAGCATATGAGATCCTTTTTCAGCTCAATGCCCTTGTTCATACTCAAAAAATTAGCATTGCTGCAGTGGACACTGATCTGATTGGTATCCTCAGTGGTTTGCCTGTCGAAACTGCTGTAATGATTCTGCAGAAGCTTCGCCTGCTGCAGTCCCCTTGCTATAATCCCGTTTCATTTGTGAAAGCAAAATTACCTACAGGAAAAAACTACCGAATTCCTTTATCTGTTTCTGAAAGGTTAAAAAATCACAATGTCATGAGCTGTCGTAGAGCCCTAATTACGCCTACAAAGATTTATTGCTTGGGTCCCGAGCTTGAAACAGCTAATTATGTGGTAAAGAACTTTGCAGAATATGCTTCATATTTTATGAGAGTCACTTTTGTTGAAGAAGATTGGAGTAAGCTTTCTGCAAATGCCATTTCTACTGGTGTGCATCTGGGTGTTTTTTCTAGacctttcaaaacaaaaatatatgacAGGATATTGTATGTTCTTCAGAATGGAATTGTTATCGGAGATAAGCGATTCGAGTTTCTGGCATTTTCTGCTAGTCAGCTTCGATCGAATTCTGTCTGGATGTTTGCGTCTAATGATGAGGTTAAAGCAGAAGATATTAGAGAATGGATGGGATGCTTCAAGAAGATACGTAGCATATCTAAGTGTGCTTCAAGAATGGGTCAATTGTTTAGTTCCTCGATGCCGACTCTTGTTGTCCCTGTGCAGGATGTGGAGATTATTGATGATATTGAAGTTAAAACTGATGGCATTAATTATTGCTTCTCTGATGGTATAGGGAAAATTTCTCTGCCTTTTGCTAGACAAGTTGCTGAGAAGTGTGGATTGAATCACATTCCATCAGCATTTCAAATAAGATATGGTGGTTACAAAGGTGTCGTTGCTGTTGACCGTAACTCCTTTTGGAAGATGTCTCTGCGTGATAGCATGCTAAAGTTTGAATCTAAAGTCAGGATGCTTAATGTCACCAAATGGAGTGAATCCATGCCTTGCTTTTTGAATCGAGAAATTGTTACTCTCTTCTCCACCTTGGGCATCAAGGATGAAGTTTTTGAGAGAATGCAAGAGGAACAACTGTGTCTGCTTGGCAAAATGCTAACAAATAGAGAAGCAGCTTTGGATACCTTACAAAGTTTAGGTGGAGTTAATTCCAAGAACATTCTGGTTGAAATGCTTCAGTTTTATGAGCCAAATGTCCAACCTTACCTCTCAATGATGCTTCAAGCACATTATGAGAATCTACTGTCTGATCTAAAAAGCAGGTGCCGTATATTTGTTCCAAAGGGACGGATCTTAATTGGTTGTTTGGACGAAACTGGTACACTGAATTATGATCAAGTTTATCTCtgcataaaaatgaaaaaagcaGAACTAGAATGTGCAGACCAAAGTTACTTCCGTAAGGTGGATGAGGAAACAGCTATAGTTATAGGAAAGGTGGTTGTCACAAAAAATCCTTGCCTTCACCCCGGGGATGTCAGAGTCCTTGAGGCTGTTTATGAACCCCAACTAGAAGAGAAGGGTTTGGTGGATTGCCTTGTTTTCCCCCAGAAAGGTGAAAG GCCGCATCCAAATGAATGCTCGGGTGGTGATCTTGATGGGGACCAGTTTTTCATTAGCTGGGACAAAGATCTCATCCCATGTCAAACTGAGCCGCCAATGGACTACACTGGACGAAGACCTCGGATAATGGATCATGAGGTGACCTTGGAG GAAATTCAGAAGTTTTTTGTTGACTACATGATCAACGATACTTTGGGTGCCATTTCTACTGCACATCTAGTGCATGCTGATCGTGAACCAGACAAAGCGTGCAGTGAAAACTGTCTAGCATTGGCTACTCTTCACTCTATGGCTGTTGATTTTGCCAAGACAGGCGCACCGGCTGAGATGCCTCGTGCTCTGAAACCAAGGGAGTTTCCGGACTTCATGCAAAGGGGAAACAAACCCATGTATACTTCCTCTGGTGTACTAGGAAAACTGTACCGTGCTACAATCAACTCCACAGTGCAAACAAGGTCAAAGTTTGTTTGGACAAAAGAGATGGCCGAGTTAGTTTATGATCATGACCTGGAAGTAAATGGCTTTGAGTCGCTGATATCAGTTGCAGAGACCCATAAAGAGATGTATGAAGAGAGAATGAGCTTATTGATGAGTTATTATGATGTAGAGTATGAGGACGAGATCCTGACAGGTAACATATACAACAAAGCACAGTTTTTGCTGCGAGACAACCGGAGATATGGAGAAATGAAGGAACGAATCGTGTTGTCTGTCAAGGACCTACAGAGAGAAGCTAAAGAATGGTTTAAGAGTAGCTGCAGCAAGGCTGATGAGCATCAAAAACTTGCCTCAGCATGGTATTATGTGACTTACCACCCGAATTACTTCCAGGAAAGGATGAATTCCTTGAGCTTTCCATGGATTGTTGGAGACATTTTACTGAGGGTTAAATCTCGGAATAAGTTTTTGAATAGCCGAGAAATTCAGAGAAACCGACCGAAATTCGATAATGTCTACATTAAGTCCCCAAGAAGGCATACTTCAGGTGATGAATCATCCATGGAATga